A window from Drosophila nasuta strain 15112-1781.00 chromosome 3, ASM2355853v1, whole genome shotgun sequence encodes these proteins:
- the LOC132787992 gene encoding LOW QUALITY PROTEIN: protein transport protein Sec61 subunit beta (The sequence of the model RefSeq protein was modified relative to this genomic sequence to represent the inferred CDS: deleted 1 base in 1 codon) codes for MPAPASSTSVGSGSRSPSKLSAPRSSAAGGGGGSTLKQRKTTTTTAARSRAPGGAGTGGMWRFYTDDSPGIKVGPVPVLVMSLLFIASVFMLHIWGKYNRS; via the exons atg CCTGCTCCTGCAAGTTCCACATCCGTTGGCAGCGGTTCACGCTCGCCCAGCAAACTGTCGGCGCCACGTAGCTCAGCcgctggcggcggcggcggcagcactTTGAAGCAAcgcaagacaacaacaacaacggcggcAAGGAGTCGTGCTCCCGGCGGCGCAGGCACTGGTGGCATGTGGCGTTTCTACACAGATGATTCC CCCGGCATTAAAGT TGGACCAGTTCCTGTTTTGGTCATGTCGCTGCTGTTCATCGCCTCAGTCTTCATGCTGCACATTTGGGGCAAATATAACCGTTCTTAG
- the LOC132787990 gene encoding rRNA N6-adenosine-methyltransferase ZCCHC4: MNENIKEKLLVEAEEDDASSAEQHPSCPHGPTVLFYRQSQTTADGFFACSAHRNPKLCDFRMNRLDWNGNQLPRCSKVLAYPKTNCTHDLDPTSHLVALSQDDVHAQYFFDENALRFFADQCQALEISKVICMGAPRLHFHLRRNKNIASFLLDFDDRFGSYLSPNEFCLYNMCNNHFFYARQPFEDFLKCDQNERVLIVTDPPFGCRTELIAHTLRSLMRLHNKINGLPVTPLAIFWVYPYYMANYIKQDMPELQVCDYKLNYTNHTRYTNIGASRRCHGSPVRVFTNVPLQLLRLRIDEGYKYCESCKRFTGVENVHCNRCDNCCAQNGQTYRHCTICDMCVKPNYVHCPSCRRCSQVEGHNCELYQSKQLCWLCGHRGHVESNCLTWSQLRHKRKIHTHGCLICGQKQHTERNCKQRGRYFKESQFMGQTTIALRKH, translated from the exons atgaatgaaaacatCAAAGAAAAACTCCTTGTGGAAGCAGAGGAAGATGACGCGTCTTCAGCTGAACAACATCCCAGCTGCCCTCATGGTCCCACAGTACTATTCTATCGCCAAAGTCAAACAACCGCAGATGGTTTCTTCGCTTGTTCTGCGCATCGTAATCCAAAACTTTGTGATTTTCGCATGAATCGTTTGGATTGGAATGGCAATCAATTGCCGCGTTGCTCTAAAGTCCTAGCTTATCCTAAGACGAATTGTACACATGATTTAGATCCCACCAGTCACCTGGTAGCGCTTTCACAAGATGATGTGCACGCTCAATATTTCTTTGATGAGAACGCTTTGCGTTTCTTTGCAGATCAGTGCCAAGCATTAGAGATCAG TAAAGTTATCTGCATGGGCGCACCACGCCTCCACTTTCATTTGCGGCGCAACAAGAATATTGCAAGTTTTCTGCTCGACTTCGATGATCGCTTCGGCAGCTATCTGAGTCCAAATGAGTTCTGCCTCTATAACATGTGCAATAATCATTTTTTCTACGCTCGTCAACCCTTCGAGGACTTTCTTAAATGTGACCA AAATGAACGTGTCTTAATTGTAACAGATCCTCCATTTGGCTGCCGCACCGAGCTCATTGCTCACACTCTGCGCTCCCTGATGCGGCTGCATAATAAAATCAATGGCCTGCCAGTAACACCATTGGCCATCTTTTGGGTCTATCCCTACTACATGGCCAATTATATAAAGCAGGATATGCCAGAACTTCAAGTCTGCGACTACAAGCTCAACTACACCAACCACACACGCTACACCAATATAGGAGCTTCCCGACGTTGCCACGGCTCTCCCGTGCGCGTCTTCACTAACGTTCCACTGCAACTGCTTCGGCTGCGTATCGATGAAGGTTACAAGTACTGCGAGAGCTGCAAACGATTTACGGGAGTGGAGAATGTACACTGTAATCGCTGTGACAATTGTTGTGCGCAGAATGGCCAAACCTACAGACACTGCACTATCTGTGATATGTGTGTGAAACCCAACTATGTACACTGTCCAAGCTGTCGTCGTTGCAGCCAAGTCGAAGGTCACAACTGCGAGTTGTATCAATCGAAGCAGCTCTGTTGGCTGTGTGGCCATCGGGGTCATGTTGAAAGCAATTGTCTAACTTGGTCGCAGTTACGGCACAAGCggaaaatacatacacacggTTGCCTGATTTGCGGCCAAAAACAGCACACTGAACGCAATTGTAAACAGCGTGGACGCTATTTTAAGGAATCCCAGTTTATGGGCCAAACAACGATAGCACTGCGAAAGCATTAA
- the LOC132787991 gene encoding complement component 1 Q subcomponent-binding protein, mitochondrial: MNSLKTATLRFASLASSATGALGKRDFTRSLWHMTKKPATVGGTGGGDHVTVLNVHKPSINCTCGCNVHTKGERELVEFLTEEIIAERKVQKGKTVPTTLEGFSVKLSGADVELTKQTDKEKVVVSFNVNHTVDSEEEPEINPNADKPDLGEMRSKPQFEVDIIRGNSTLSFTCSYLQGEAQEGEYNDVFSIDELSIFEGEWNDKVYAVAGDVLDGYLYDLLMNLLEEKGISNEFAEKLSDLATAHEHTSYIGLLEKLSKFTAGGK; this comes from the exons ATGAACAGCCTGAAGACCGCAACCCTTCGATTTGCCAGCCTAGCCAGCTCTGCAACTGGAGCCTTGGGCAAACGTGATTTCACCCGCAGCCTGTGGCACATGACCAAAAAGCCGGCGACGGTTGGGGGAACAGGAGGCGGCGACCACGTTACTGTGCTGAACGTGCACAAGCCAAGCATCAATTGCACCTGTGGTTGCAATGTGCACACAAAGG GTGAACGTGAATTGGTGGAATTCCTCACAGAGGAGATCATCGCTGAGCGTAAAGTGCAAAAGGGCAAAACTGTGCCCACCACTTTGGAAGGATTCAGCGTCAAATTGAGTGGAGCCGATGTCGAGTTGACCAAGCAAACGGATAAGGAGAAGGTAGTGGTCAGCTTCAATGTAAACCACACTGTGGACAGCGAGGAGGAACCCGAGATCAATCCCAATGCCGACAAGCCCGACTTGGGTGAAATGCGCAGCAAGCCGCAATTCGAAGTTGACATTATTCGTGGCAACTCGACATTGTCATTCACTTGCTCCTATTTACAAGGCGAGGCACAGGAAGGTGAATACAACGATGTCTTCTCCATCGACGAGTTGTCTATCTTTGAGGGCGAGTGGAACGACAAAGTTTACGCCGTTGCTGGTGATGTACTCGATGGTTATCTGTACGATCTGTTAATGAATCTGCTGGAGGAGAAGGGCATCAGCAATGAGTTTGCTGAAAAACTGTCCGATTTAGCCACCGCTCACGAGCACACATCGTACATTGGACTGCTGGAAAAACTCTCCAAGTTCACTGCTGGCGGAAAATAA
- the LOC132787993 gene encoding TP53-regulated inhibitor of apoptosis 1-like, whose protein sequence is MNSIGDDCNELKKQYDACFNNWFSERFLKGQTDDSVCAPIFKVYQECVKRAIREQKIELREVETDYTTTTEYDNNNNGSGSGSKPSKS, encoded by the exons atgAATAGCATTGGCGACGACTGCAACGAGCTAAAGAAACAATACGATGCATGTTTCAACAACTGGTTCTCCGAACGCTTTCTAAAAGGACAAACAGACGACTCCGTGTGTGCGCCCATTTTCAAGGTCTATCAGGAGTGTGTAAAG CGTGCAATACGTGAGCAGAAAATCGAGTTGCGCGAAGTCGAAACGGATTACACCACGACAACTGAGTacgacaacaataataatggaaGTGGAAGCGGCAGCAAGCCAAGCAAAAGTTGA
- the LOC132787989 gene encoding eukaryotic translation initiation factor 3 subunit C — translation MSRFFANGSDSESESSEEEVQLQNYNKAANFQFSDDEEEVKRVVRSTKEKRYENLTGIIKTIRNHKKIKDIPNTLSSFEDLTRAYTKALPVISKEENGITPRFYIRCLAELEDFINEVWEDREGRKNLSKNNSKSLGTLRQKVRKYIKDFEDDLARFREAPDQESDVEEGDGDAHDSDADRDGADSDAGVVGTGKLPDQPKAAKTAPSKAIADDDDDSDDSIDWDSDTESETESSEDENQYQNMRERFLKRTTEKEDKDDDKRKDKRKEQKHKVRKRAEDDEDGEWETVVKGNVVEKPKMFEKDAEIDIPLVLAKLVEIMSARGKKRTDRRLQIDLLFELRDISEQHELGTPISVKIHFNIISAIFDYNQKISEPMKLEHWALLLEVMQSMLKLLLANPDINMNESVAEEHEEYSAAPYFIRGCPLAAVERLDDEFTKLLKECDPHSNDYVSRLKDEINVVKTIELVVQYFERSGSNNERCRIYLRKIEHLYYKFDPEVLKRKRGEQPAAGSAPSSVEVMDKLCKFIYAKDDTDRIRTRAILAHIYHHAMHDNWFQARDLVLMSHLQDNIDAADPSTRILYNRMMANLGLCAFRQENVKDAHHCLVDLMVTGKPKELLAQGLLPQRQHERSAEQEKIEKQRQMPFHMHINLELLECVYLVSAMLLEIPYIAAHEFDARRRMISKTFYQQLRSSERQSLVGPPESMREHVVAAAKAMRCGNWQACANFIVNKKMNTKVWDLFYESERVREMLVKFIKEESLRTYLFTYSNVYTSISIPSLAQMYDLPLPKVHSIISKMIINEELMASLDDPSETVVMHRSEPSRLQALAMQFVDKVTNLVDVNEKVFDMKQGNFFQRGNMGNRDRGYNRNQNNQGGNWGGQRRRPRGGHHKQQQQQQQQQQTIEEE, via the exons ATGTCACGTTTCTTTGCCAACGGTTCAGACTCGGAATCCGAGTCCAGCGAGGAGGAGGTTCAGTTGCAGAACTACAACAAAGCCGCCAACTTT CAATTCAGTGACGACGAGGAGGAGGTAAAACGTGTGGTGCGCTCCACCAAGGAGAAGCGATATGAAAACCTAACAGGCATCATTAAGACGATACGCAACCACAAGAAGATCAAAGATATACCGAATACGCTAAGCAGCTTCGAGGACTTGACGCGCGCCTACACAAAGGCGTTGCCGGTCATCTCGAAGGAGGAGAACGGTATTACGCCGCGCTTCTACATTCGCTGTCTTGCCGAACTAGAGGATTTCATCAACGAAGTGTGGGAGGATCGCGAGGGTCGCAAAAATCTCTCGAAGAACAACTCGAAATCGCTGGGCACACTACGTCAAAAGGTGCGCAAGTATATCAAGGATTTCGAGGATGATTTGGCGCGTTTCCGTGAAGCACCCGATCAGGAAAGCGATGTCGAGGAGGGCGACGGTGACGCACACGACAGTGATGCGGATCGCGATGGCGCCGACAGCGATGCTGGTGTTGTTGGCACCGGTAAGCTGCCCGATCAGCCCAAGGCTGCCAAGACGGCGCCGTCGAAGGCGATtgccgatgacgatgatgattcGGATGATTCAATTGACTGGGACTCCGACACCGAATCGGAGACGGAGTCGTCCGAGGATGAGAATCAATACCAGAACATGCGTGAGCGTTTCTTGAAGCGCACCACCGAAAAGGAGGATAAGGACGATGATAAACGCAAGGACAAGCGCAAGGAGCAGAAGCACAAGGTACGTAAACGTGCCGAAGATGATGAGGATGGCGAATGGGAGACCGTTGTCAAGGGCAATGTTGTTGAGAAgccaaaaatgtttgaaaaggATGCCGAAATCGACATTCCTCTGGTGCTGGCAAAACTCGTCGAGATTATGTCTGCCCGTGGCAAGAAACGCACTGATCGTCGCCTGCAAATAGATTTGTTGTTCGAGCTGCGCGACATCTCCGAGCAGCATGAGCTGGGTACACCAATTAGTGTCAAGATTCACTTTAACATCATTTCGGCCATCTTCGATTACAATCAAAAGATTTCGGAGCCCATGAAGCTGGAGCATTGGGCACTGTTGCTGGAGGTGATGCAAAGCATGCTGAAATTGCTGCTCGCCAATCCTGATATCAACATGAACGAAAGCGTTGCTGAAGAGCACGAGGAATACAGCGCTGCACCGTATTTCATTCGCGGTTGTCCTTTGGCTGCCGTTGAGCGATTGGACGATGAGTTCACCAAGCTGCTGAAGGAGTGCGATCCGCATTCCAACGATTACGTGTCGCGTCTTAAGGACGAAATCAATGTGGTGAAGACCATTGAACTTGTCGTTCAATACTTCGAACGCTccggcagcaacaacgaacGTTGTCGCATCTATCTGCGGAAGATCGAACATCTATACTATAAGTTTGATCCCGAGGTGCTGAAGCGCAAGCGTGGCGAGCAACCAGCTGCAGGTTCTGCTCCCTCCTCGGTGGAGGTGATGGACAAGCTGTGCAAGTTCATTTATGCCAAGGACGACACGGATCGCATACGTACGCGTGCCATATTGGCGCACATCTATCACCATGCAATGCACGACAATTGGTTCCAGGCACGTGATCTGGTGCTGATGTCGCATCTGCAGGATAACATTGATGCAGCGGATCCATCAACACGCATTCTCTACAATCGCATGATGGCCAATTTGGGTCTGTGCGCCTTCCGACAGGAGAACGTCAAGGATGCCCATCATTGTCTCGTCGATCTAATGGTTACCGGCAAGCCCAAGGAATTGCTCGCCCAGGGTCTTTTGCCGCAGCGTCAACACGAACGTTCTGCGGAGCAGGAGAAGATTGAGAAGCAACGTCAAATGCCATTCCATATGCACATCAATCTCGAACTGCTCGAATGCGTCTATCTGGTGTCGGCGATGCTCCTCGAAATCCCCTACATTGCTGCCCACGAGTTTGATGCACGCCGTCGCATGATCAGCAAAACGTTCTACCAGCAGTTGCGTTCTTCAGAGCGTCAATCTCTGGTGGGACCACCAGAGTCAATGCGTGAACATGTCGTCGCTGCTGCCAAGGCAATGCGTTGTGGAAATTGGCAGGCTTGTGCCAACTTTATTGTGAACAAGAAGATGAACACCAAGGTATGGGATCTGTTCTATGAATCGGAACGTGTGCGTGAAATGCTGGTCAAATTCATCAAGGAGGAATCGTTGCGTACTTATCTGTTTACGTACTCCAACGTGTACACCTCCATCAGTATACCTTCATTAGCCCAAATGTACGATCTACCATTGCCCAAGGTGCACTCGATCATCAGCAAAATGATCATTAATGAAGAGCTTATGGCCAGCTTGGATGATCCCAGCGAAACGGTTGTCATGCATCGTTCAGAGCCATCGCGTCTACAGGCTTTGGCTATGCAATTCGTCGACAAGGTGACCAATCTGGTGGATGTCAACGAGAAGGTGTTCGACATGAAGCAGGGCAACTTCTTCCAGCGCGGCAATATGGGTAATCGCGATCGTGGCTACAATCGCAACCAGAACAACCAGGGTGGCAACTGGGGTGGCCAGCGTCGTCGTCCGCGTGGTGGACAccacaaacaacagcagcagcaacagcagcaacaacagaccATCGAGGAAGAGTAG